A single window of Halobacillus naozhouensis DNA harbors:
- the secY gene encoding preprotein translocase subunit SecY encodes MFRTISNFMRVGDIRRKIIFTLLMLIVFRLGTFIPVPFTNQDAINFMDEQNAFGFLNTFGGGALQNFSIFAMGIMPYITASIIMQLLQMDVVPKFAEWKSQGDVGRRKLAQFTRYGTIALAFVQAIGMSIGFNTLAGGQLINNPSVLTYAVIALVLTGGTAFLMWLGEQITSHGVGNGISILIFAGIVAAIPTGVNQLYDQYISGAGDQLFMNLVIIAIIALVIVAVVVGVIFIQQALRKIPIQYAKKLVNRSPVGGHSTHLPIKVNAAGVIPVIFAISFIIAPRTVAGFFEGNEVASVIQYIFDYQNWPGMIIYVALIIAFTYFYTFVQVNPEQMAENLKKQGGYIPGIRPGANTETYLTRVMYRLTFVGSIFLAAVSILPIILGAAAELPPTIQIGGTGLLIVVGVALEMMKQLESQLVKRHYQGFIK; translated from the coding sequence ATGTTCCGGACAATCTCCAATTTTATGCGCGTGGGTGATATTCGGCGGAAAATTATCTTCACTTTATTGATGCTCATTGTTTTTCGCCTGGGTACATTCATACCTGTACCATTTACAAATCAGGATGCCATTAACTTCATGGATGAACAGAATGCATTCGGATTCTTGAATACATTTGGAGGCGGTGCGCTACAGAATTTCTCTATATTTGCTATGGGGATTATGCCGTACATCACAGCCTCCATCATTATGCAGCTATTGCAAATGGATGTAGTCCCTAAGTTTGCGGAATGGAAAAGTCAAGGTGATGTAGGCCGTCGAAAATTAGCTCAGTTTACCCGCTATGGAACAATCGCTCTAGCTTTTGTTCAAGCAATTGGAATGTCGATCGGTTTTAACACACTTGCTGGTGGTCAATTGATTAATAATCCTAGTGTTTTAACATACGCTGTCATTGCTCTTGTACTAACAGGGGGAACAGCGTTCCTAATGTGGCTAGGGGAACAGATTACTTCTCATGGTGTTGGAAACGGGATATCCATTCTAATTTTTGCCGGGATTGTTGCAGCGATTCCAACAGGTGTGAATCAACTTTACGACCAGTATATCTCTGGTGCTGGGGATCAGTTGTTCATGAACCTTGTAATTATTGCGATCATCGCTTTGGTTATCGTTGCCGTAGTTGTTGGAGTTATCTTTATCCAGCAAGCGCTTCGTAAGATTCCAATCCAATATGCAAAAAAATTGGTAAACCGTTCGCCGGTTGGTGGACATTCCACCCACTTACCGATTAAAGTGAATGCTGCAGGGGTTATTCCTGTAATCTTCGCTATTTCATTTATTATCGCTCCAAGAACCGTTGCCGGTTTCTTTGAAGGGAATGAAGTGGCTTCTGTCATTCAATATATATTTGATTATCAGAACTGGCCTGGAATGATTATCTATGTTGCGTTAATTATTGCCTTCACTTATTTCTATACATTCGTTCAGGTAAACCCAGAGCAAATGGCAGAGAATTTGAAGAAGCAAGGTGGGTATATCCCTGGTATTCGTCCTGGCGCAAATACTGAGACCTATCTGACAAGGGTTATGTACCGGTTAACCTTCGTAGGTTCTATTTTCCTAGCAGCTGTTTCGATTCTTCCGATTATACTAGGTGCTGCTGCAGAACTGCCACCGACTATACAAATTGGAGGAACTGGCCTGCTCATCGTCGTAGGGGTTGCCCTTGAAATGATGAAGCAGCTTGAAAGTCAGCTTGTGAAACGCCATTATCAAGGCTTTATTAAGTAG
- a CDS encoding adenylate kinase, producing MNLILMGLPGAGKGTQAEKIVEKYNIPHISTGDMFRLAIKEGTKLGQEAKSYMDNGELVPDEVTIGIVRERLSKSDCQNGFLLDGFPRTIAQAEALENLLKDMKESIDYVLHIEVPKDQLIERLTGRRVCPTCGATYHVVFNPPEVEGKCDHDDTELIQREDDQPETVKKRLEVNVEQSQPLLDFYQDKGYLVSFNGDRDIDLVFQDIDKKLGGLVK from the coding sequence TTGAATTTAATTCTGATGGGTCTTCCTGGTGCCGGTAAAGGTACGCAGGCGGAGAAGATAGTCGAAAAATATAACATCCCTCATATCTCAACTGGAGATATGTTCCGTTTAGCTATCAAAGAAGGAACAAAACTTGGCCAAGAGGCCAAATCGTATATGGACAATGGCGAGTTAGTCCCAGATGAAGTAACCATCGGGATCGTTCGTGAGCGTCTAAGTAAGTCAGATTGTCAAAATGGGTTCTTGCTGGATGGTTTTCCTAGAACCATTGCTCAAGCAGAAGCATTGGAGAATTTGCTCAAAGATATGAAAGAATCTATTGATTACGTTCTTCATATTGAAGTTCCCAAAGACCAACTCATTGAACGCCTTACTGGACGAAGAGTTTGTCCGACATGTGGAGCAACTTACCACGTTGTATTTAACCCGCCTGAAGTGGAAGGAAAGTGCGACCACGATGATACCGAGTTAATTCAACGTGAAGACGACCAGCCTGAAACCGTGAAAAAACGTTTAGAAGTAAATGTGGAGCAATCACAACCTCTTTTAGACTTCTACCAGGATAAAGGATATTTAGTGAGCTTCAATGGTGATAGAGATATTGACCTTGTTTTCCAAGACATTGACAAAAAGCTCGGAGGCCTTGTGAAATGA
- the map gene encoding type I methionyl aminopeptidase, with protein MIICKTPREIEIMREAGRIVALTHQEMKKSIRPGVTTGELDQIADQFIRSMDAIPSFKGYNGFRGSICASVNEELVHGIPGDRVLNEGDIISIDIGANYKGYHGDSAWTYPVGTVDENTEDLLRVTETSLLKGLDEAKPGERLSNISHAIQSYVEAEGFSIVREYVGHGVGQDLHEDPQIPHYGPPNKGPRLKPGMVLAVEPMVNAGSRYVKTLSDRWTVVTQDGKMCAHFEHTIAITEEGYEVLTKS; from the coding sequence ATGATTATTTGCAAAACACCACGGGAAATTGAAATTATGCGTGAAGCAGGCAGAATTGTTGCCTTAACGCACCAAGAAATGAAGAAAAGTATCCGACCCGGTGTAACAACTGGAGAATTGGATCAAATTGCAGATCAATTTATACGCAGTATGGATGCAATCCCTTCTTTTAAAGGTTATAATGGATTCCGTGGTAGTATTTGTGCATCGGTCAATGAAGAGCTCGTCCATGGAATACCGGGAGACCGGGTTTTAAACGAGGGTGATATCATTAGTATCGATATTGGTGCAAACTATAAAGGCTACCATGGTGACTCGGCTTGGACTTACCCTGTCGGCACCGTGGACGAAAACACAGAGGATTTGCTGAGAGTAACGGAGACATCATTGTTAAAGGGACTTGATGAAGCGAAGCCTGGTGAACGCCTTTCTAATATATCCCATGCCATTCAAAGCTATGTCGAAGCTGAAGGTTTTTCGATTGTACGCGAATATGTGGGCCATGGTGTTGGGCAAGATCTTCATGAGGACCCTCAAATTCCTCATTACGGTCCGCCCAATAAAGGTCCCCGCTTGAAACCAGGAATGGTTCTGGCTGTAGAGCCAATGGTTAATGCCGGGTCCCGGTATGTGAAGACCCTGTCGGACCGTTGGACGGTAGTGACACAAGATGGTAAAATGTGTGCGCATTTCGAACACACCATTGCGATTACGGAAGAAGGTTACGAAGTATTAACTAAATCCTAA
- a CDS encoding KOW domain-containing RNA-binding protein, producing the protein MNESESSPRIGQVVRIVQGREAGQYAVIINILDGRFLLLADGEKRKYDRPKKKNLQHVELMDFISPEVQNSLLETGRVTNGKLRFAVSKYVNEEVTDLKKGDQLDGERRCN; encoded by the coding sequence TTGAATGAATCTGAGTCGAGTCCACGAATAGGTCAAGTTGTTCGCATTGTGCAAGGACGAGAGGCAGGACAGTATGCGGTGATAATAAATATACTGGATGGCCGCTTTTTGCTGCTTGCCGATGGAGAGAAACGTAAGTACGATCGACCAAAGAAAAAGAATCTGCAACACGTGGAGCTTATGGATTTTATCTCTCCAGAAGTCCAAAACAGCCTTCTGGAAACTGGTCGCGTCACAAATGGCAAGCTTCGATTTGCCGTATCTAAATATGTCAATGAAGAAGTGACTGATTTGAAGAAGGGAGATCAACTCGATGGCGAAAGACGATGTAATTGA
- the infA gene encoding translation initiation factor IF-1: MAKDDVIEVEGTVVETLPNAQFKVELENEHTVLAHVSGKIRMHFIRILPGDKVTVELSPYDLTKGRITYRYK; the protein is encoded by the coding sequence ATGGCGAAAGACGATGTAATTGAAGTGGAAGGAACTGTCGTTGAAACTTTACCGAATGCACAATTTAAGGTAGAGCTGGAAAACGAACATACCGTTTTAGCTCATGTTTCTGGTAAAATTCGTATGCACTTCATTCGAATCCTGCCAGGAGACAAAGTAACGGTGGAACTTTCCCCATATGATTTGACAAAAGGACGTATTACGTACCGTTATAAATAA
- the rpmJ gene encoding 50S ribosomal protein L36, producing the protein MKVRPSVKPICEKCKVIRRKGKVMVICENPKHKQKQG; encoded by the coding sequence ATGAAGGTAAGGCCTTCTGTAAAACCAATTTGCGAAAAATGCAAAGTAATCCGTCGTAAGGGTAAAGTAATGGTAATTTGTGAAAACCCTAAACACAAACAAAAACAAGGTTAA
- the rpsM gene encoding 30S ribosomal protein S13: MARIAGVDIPRDKRVVISLTYIYGVGKPLATEILAEAGVSEDTRVRDLTEDELGKIRSAVDNHNVEGDLRRENSLNIKRLIEIGSYRGIRHRRGLPARGQKTKNNSRTRKGPRRTVANKRK; encoded by the coding sequence ATGGCACGTATAGCAGGTGTAGATATTCCTCGCGATAAGCGGGTAGTCATATCTTTAACTTACATTTATGGTGTTGGTAAACCATTAGCTACTGAAATTTTAGCTGAAGCAGGCGTTTCTGAAGATACTCGTGTCCGTGATCTTACAGAAGATGAACTAGGTAAGATTCGTTCAGCAGTTGATAATCACAATGTTGAGGGTGATCTTCGTCGTGAAAACTCTCTTAACATCAAACGTCTAATTGAAATTGGTTCCTACCGCGGAATTCGCCACCGTCGCGGACTTCCAGCTCGCGGACAAAAAACAAAGAACAATTCTCGTACACGTAAAGGACCACGTCGTACCGTGGCGAATAAGCGTAAATAA
- the rpsK gene encoding 30S ribosomal protein S11, which yields MARKGNTRSRKRRVKKNIESGVAHIRSTFNNTIVSITDVQGNVIAWSSAGVLGFKGSRKSTPFAAQMASEAAAKDAMDNGMKTIEVTVKGPGAGREAAIRSLQAVGLEITAIRDVTPVPHNGCRPPKRRRV from the coding sequence ATGGCACGTAAAGGAAATACTCGTAGTCGTAAGCGTCGCGTGAAAAAGAATATTGAGAGTGGTGTGGCGCACATTCGCTCTACTTTTAACAATACGATCGTATCGATCACCGACGTGCAAGGTAACGTAATCGCTTGGAGCAGTGCTGGTGTACTAGGCTTCAAAGGTTCTCGTAAATCTACTCCATTTGCCGCTCAAATGGCTTCAGAAGCTGCAGCGAAAGATGCAATGGATAATGGTATGAAGACGATTGAAGTGACTGTTAAAGGGCCAGGAGCTGGTCGTGAAGCAGCGATTCGTTCACTACAAGCCGTTGGACTAGAGATCACAGCGATTCGTGACGTGACTCCAGTACCGCATAACGGTTGCCGCCCGCCAAAACGTCGTCGCGTATAA